ACGCTCGAAGGCAAAGAGCCGAGAGACGCTGAGTTCGCCCCGAGCGCTGCAACCTCCTTGAGGGTGATTGCTTGATTGTTGCTGGAGTTGTACGTCTTGACCCCGAGCGATGTCTGGAGCGGACCAGCATAGTCGTTGTACTGATCGTTCCAGCGATAGGCCGCCCAGCCGCCGCGTACAACGGTCTCACCGTTGCCTTTGACATCATAGGCGAGTCCAAGACGAGGCTCGAAGAAGATCGTCTGTACGGGAGATCCTCCGTTCGGGACAGACCCATCGGTAGCATGCCAATAGACGCCAGGATAGATCTTGCCTGCGCTGACGTCGGCAGCGTAGCGATTCGGTTCCCACACTGCAAGACCGGTACCAGTGTTGTCCTGCCATCGACCGAGGTGTTCGAGGCGAAGTCCGAGGTTGAGCGTCAGGTGGCGGGTCGTCTTCCAGTTATCCAGGAAATAGCCGGCGCCTGTGGTGTAGGCCATGTCGTCGGTGGGATTACTGTTGTTCTGCGTGAATCCACTTGTGATGCCCATCAGAAAGTTTGCCAGCGGATTGACCGTGCCTATGGTCAGGCCGGTGACCTGATCGGTCTTTGCCCCACTTGCAAATGAGAGCGCCCCGTTGGGAGAACCATAGGTCTCTTGCTTATTACCGGACCGGCTCCAGTAACCACCCATCTTAAAAGTATGTGTTCTGTAGACGAACGTGACGTCATCGGCCACAGACGGGGCCTTTTTGTTGGTGTTGTAGACTCCGCCATTTCCAAACAGGTCTGGTTGTGAGATGTCGGGCAACGTACGGGCTCCCGGCGAGTTGATTGACGGCACAAGCTGGGAGGCATTGTTGTAAACGCTGCCGTAGGGATAGCCGAGGGTAGAGATCTCCATCGCCTTCAGGTTGCTGGCAGAGAACGGATTGTCGAGCCAGCCCACGGCGACGCGTAGTTCATTGGTCGCCGCGGAGTTAAACACATGAATGTAGCTGCCGCTCAACACGTGAGAATGAACGGCACTTACAAGCGGACCGCCAGGATAGGCGATGGCATTGGAAGGCGTGTAATAGATATGTGCCAGGCTGGTCTCGGAGTCGCTGCCGTATTGGTAGCTCACAAACAACTTGTTTTTGTCGCTGAGGTTGTAGTCCACGCGGCCGCGGTAGATATATCCATTGTGGACATTGGTCGTCTGCAGAAAGTAGTTGTAGCCGCTGCCGTTGCTCGAGGGATTCGTATTGGGCTGGGGGAAGAGCTTCAGTAATGCCAGCGCACCCGGATCGAGATACTGCGCAGGAATCTGCGTACCGCTCAGTTTCGTTCCGTCCGGAGCGTATCCGCCGTTCAGTGACTGGCAGAAATCGTTTCCTGTGCTCGTAGCGCAGAGTGCGGCGTTGTCCGGATCGCTGAGGCTGAAGTTGCCCGCGCGCATCGCTGCCGTCGGCACATAAGAGGTTAAGGGTGAGGCCGCTGGAAGAGTCTGACGAAAATCTTCGAACCCAGCCCAGAAAAGCAGCTTACGGCTGTGATTGAAGTTGGTGTGCGGAATAAGGATCGGCCCCCCCACGCTAACACCCGGATAGTAGTAAGAAGCGTCCGGCCGCGCCGTTGGAGTTGTGCTGTGCTTGTCTTGCCAAGTATTGGCGTTCAGCACACTGTTACGCGCGTAGAAATACCCTTGACCATGGAACTCTGATGAACCGGAGCGGCTGATCACGTTGATGACGACGGGACCCTGGGCCGCATCGGCGCCGAAGTTGGAGGTCTGAACCTTAACCTCCTGGGTCATATCCGGGTTCACGGTCGCGATGGACCAGCACGCACAACCGGGATCGATGATGCTTGCGCCGTCCAGAAGATAGGCCGTGCCTCCACGATAGGGGGCGCCGTTGGTGTTGAGACCTACTCCAACCGCAGAACCTGAAGACCCGTTATCACTGAAGTCGAACCCTGGGCCGTTGCCCTTGCTACTCGCGGTGGTCGTGGTTCCAGGAAGAATTTTTAGCAACTCAGAGAGGTTGCGGCTCTCAATCGGAAGCCTATCAATGTCTTTGGTGCTCAACAGTGCCGAGCGCTCGCCGGAGTCCTGCGGCGCGATCTCGTTGGCAGCGCTTTCTACAGTGATGGTATCGGTTGTGCCGCCGACGGTGAGGCTGAGGTTGTTGAGATTGCGCACATCTCCCGGGTCGACTGTCACATTATCCTGGCGAAACCCGCGGAAGCCGGGCGCCGCTATCTGCACCGTGTAGGTCCCGGGGATGACACCGGCGAAGGTGAAGTAGCCGGATGAGTTGGAGGTGACGTCGCGTTTGTCTCTGCTTGCGGTGTTGGTGAGGGTGACCGTAGCTCCCGGGATGACGGCACCGGTAGTATCGACCACGTTGCCCGAGAGACTGGCAGTGGTCTGCGCCTGCATGTGTGGTGCGGTGCCGAGCAAGCAGACGGTCAGCAAGAGGAGTAAAGCGAAGCTCCACTTGAGTTGGAGGTTAGACTTTGCGAAAAGCATGGTGCGGCCTCTTTCACTTCAATTTTTTTGCGACACGAACTAATTGCTGGTGGATAGCTCTATGCCAGAGAATAGATTTAGTCTTGTACGAAATCGGAATGAGCATAGAACACGCGAACAGAAACAGTCAACCAGGAAATTTGGGCGATAAAAACCAATTTTTATGAATGTTTTGTAGAGAGCAAGGAGCTTGATGGGGTTGAGGCGCAAAACGAAGCACCATAGAATGAGCGCGCGACAAGATATTATTATGGCAATGGACTTTAATGCACTCACCCTTTACAACAGCAATGTAAGTAGGGAACAAGGAATAAATGAAAGCGCCTACAAAGACACAGCCGCTCCGTAGGCCCTGATCTTTCAGGGCAAGCTCCGTAGCAATACCGAGAGGAAATCTATGTGGTTTGATTTGCGCCACACCTCTTGCTGCTCGCCAAGGCCGGTTATGCGACTCTTAGAGATCGCAGTTGGTTGATGCCCTTCCCCGAAATTAGTAGACGCACCGGTCGGGACGCACGTTTGGTGGGATGATGTGGCGCTCGGTGGTCCTGATGCAA
This DNA window, taken from Edaphobacter lichenicola, encodes the following:
- a CDS encoding carboxypeptidase-like regulatory domain-containing protein; this translates as MLFAKSNLQLKWSFALLLLLTVCLLGTAPHMQAQTTASLSGNVVDTTGAVIPGATVTLTNTASRDKRDVTSNSSGYFTFAGVIPGTYTVQIAAPGFRGFRQDNVTVDPGDVRNLNNLSLTVGGTTDTITVESAANEIAPQDSGERSALLSTKDIDRLPIESRNLSELLKILPGTTTTASSKGNGPGFDFSDNGSSGSAVGVGLNTNGAPYRGGTAYLLDGASIIDPGCACWSIATVNPDMTQEVKVQTSNFGADAAQGPVVINVISRSGSSEFHGQGYFYARNSVLNANTWQDKHSTTPTARPDASYYYPGVSVGGPILIPHTNFNHSRKLLFWAGFEDFRQTLPAASPLTSYVPTAAMRAGNFSLSDPDNAALCATSTGNDFCQSLNGGYAPDGTKLSGTQIPAQYLDPGALALLKLFPQPNTNPSSNGSGYNYFLQTTNVHNGYIYRGRVDYNLSDKNKLFVSYQYGSDSETSLAHIYYTPSNAIAYPGGPLVSAVHSHVLSGSYIHVFNSAATNELRVAVGWLDNPFSASNLKAMEISTLGYPYGSVYNNASQLVPSINSPGARTLPDISQPDLFGNGGVYNTNKKAPSVADDVTFVYRTHTFKMGGYWSRSGNKQETYGSPNGALSFASGAKTDQVTGLTIGTVNPLANFLMGITSGFTQNNSNPTDDMAYTTGAGYFLDNWKTTRHLTLNLGLRLEHLGRWQDNTGTGLAVWEPNRYAADVSAGKIYPGVYWHATDGSVPNGGSPVQTIFFEPRLGLAYDVKGNGETVVRGGWAAYRWNDQYNDYAGPLQTSLGVKTYNSSNNQAITLKEVAALGANSASLGSLPSSVYATDQADDKVGVTYAYNLTISQRIPRNMLLEVAYVGNQTQNILMGGQSNGSGVGGANFVNQNKIPLGGLFKPDPITGAPAPVDPENVPNIVDYFPYYKGYGTNAISVNTHSGYANYNGAQVSLLRQTGRATFNVNYTYSKSLGIVGSTLDAFNVANNYGVLNIDRPHVINTSYAFDLGSPIHGHLFAGGFVNGWTLSGTTTWQSGGNLQANTSQNLGLTIENTTLGHTVGSSTFYGTPFNSVLPLTICNPTAGLKNYQHVNLDCFTAPQIGQVGDRQAPYLSGPSFFDSDLGVYKSFHITEHQALEIRGSAFNFLNHPLPGYSTTDLVTLKLQTPNNSSFVSQVSNVDRGITDAKYTQRTLLLAIKYHF